In Klebsiella aerogenes, the DNA window CGCATGGAACATCAGGGCCGGGTCTGGCTTCCAGCGCTGGATATCATAGCCGCTGTACAGGCGATCGGGAAAATGGTGCAGCATTTGGGTTCTGCCCAGCGAGTGCTGCATTTTGCTAACCGGGCCATTAGAGACCACGCACATCGGGATTTTAACCGCGTCCAGCAGCGCCTCAGCCCCGGAAATCACCTCCAGCTCGCTATCGAACAGACGAGCGACTTCGGCGCGGTAAACCGGCTCCAGGGCCTCTTTCTGCAGATTAACGCCGTATTCGGCATTGATGGTGTCGATGATTTCGTACAGCTTAACGCCTTTGAAGCGTTTAAAAATCTCCGCCAGATCCAGAGTAATGCCAAATTCCTTGAACATGTGAACGTAGGCGCGTGAGCAAATCACTTCGCTGTCGACCAGCGTGCCGTCACAATCGAAAAATACTGCTTGTGGTTGGGTCATACTATTTCCAATTTAACAAGTTTAACGTTTTCGTAATGCTGAATGGCGCGACGCAATCGTTGCCGTATAAGCAAAATAAATGAAAAAAATTACCATACAACCGCGCCGGGTGCCGCAATTTGGTATAGGATAGCGTCGAATTTTCCCTCCTTTACGTTCGGAAACCGATAATGAGTCAACAACAAACCAGCCAGTCTTCTGGCCAGGGTCTGCTGGAGCGCGTATTTAAACTGCGCGAGCACGGCACTACGGTGCGCACTGAAGCGATCGCCGGTTTCACCACGTTTCTGACGATGGTCTACATCGTCTTCGTGAACCCACAAATTCTTGGCGTGGCGGGTATGGATACCAGCGCTGTCTTTGTGACCACCTGTCTGATTGCGGCCTTTGGCAGCATCCTGATGGGGCTGTTCGCGAACCTGCCGGTCGCGCTGGCGCCGGCGATGGGTCTGAACGCCTTCTTCGCTTTTGTCGTGGTTCAGGCGATGGGACTGCCGTGGCAGGTTGGGATGGGGGCGATTTTCTGGGGCGCCGTCGGCCTGCTGCTGCTGACTCTCTTCCGCGTGCGCTACTGGATGATCGCGAATATTCCGGTGAGCCTGCGCGTGGGTATCACCAGCGGTATTGGCCTGTTTATCGGCATGATGGGCCTGAAGAATGCCGGCGTTATCGTCGCCAACCAGGATACGCTGGTCAGCATCGGCAACCTGACCTCCCACAGCGTGCTGCTGGGCGTGCTCGGATTCTTTATTATCGCTATCCTGGCATCGCGTAATATTCATGCCGCTGTGCTGGTCTCCATCGTGGTCACTACGCTGCTGGGGTGGATGCTGGGCGATGTACACTACACCGGTATCGTCTCCGCGCCGCCAGGCGTGACCTCTGTTGTGGGTCAGGTTGATTTGGCCGGATCGCTGAACCTCGGTCTGGCGGGCGTGATCTTCTCGTTCATGCTGGTTAACCTGTTCGACTCCTCTGG includes these proteins:
- the yieH gene encoding 6-phosphogluconate phosphatase; the protein is MTQPQAVFFDCDGTLVDSEVICSRAYVHMFKEFGITLDLAEIFKRFKGVKLYEIIDTINAEYGVNLQKEALEPVYRAEVARLFDSELEVISGAEALLDAVKIPMCVVSNGPVSKMQHSLGRTQMLHHFPDRLYSGYDIQRWKPDPALMFHAAEAMQVSAENCILVDDSSAGAQSGIAAGMEVFYFCADPHNQPIDHPKVTTFTDLAELPALWKARGWDITR
- a CDS encoding NCS2 family permease; the encoded protein is MSQQQTSQSSGQGLLERVFKLREHGTTVRTEAIAGFTTFLTMVYIVFVNPQILGVAGMDTSAVFVTTCLIAAFGSILMGLFANLPVALAPAMGLNAFFAFVVVQAMGLPWQVGMGAIFWGAVGLLLLTLFRVRYWMIANIPVSLRVGITSGIGLFIGMMGLKNAGVIVANQDTLVSIGNLTSHSVLLGVLGFFIIAILASRNIHAAVLVSIVVTTLLGWMLGDVHYTGIVSAPPGVTSVVGQVDLAGSLNLGLAGVIFSFMLVNLFDSSGTLIGVTDKAGLADAQGKFPRMKQALFVDSVSSVAGSFIGTSSVTAYIESSSGVSVGGRTGLTAVVVGILFLLVIFLSPLAGMVPAYAAAGALIYVGVLMTSSLARVKWDDLTEAVPAFITAVMMPFSFSITEGIALGFISYCVMKIGTGRLRDLSPCVIIVSLLFVLKIVFIDAH